The following are encoded together in the Brassica napus cultivar Da-Ae chromosome A9, Da-Ae, whole genome shotgun sequence genome:
- the LOC106364659 gene encoding transcription factor RSL3: MDVFVDGELESLLGMFNFDQCSSSKEERPRDEMLGLASLYNDHLHHQNNLPPSDHHALLNPDMFPFSAMMMGGNLPTMLDSWDQNQLQETATLKRKQLNVDNLHNSNCDITRQELVKAKKKQRVSQESNTVDESNSSDDEKASVTSVKGKTRATKGTATDPQSLYARKRREKINERLKTLQNLVPNGTKVDISTMLEEAVHYVKFLQLQIKLLSSDDLWMYAPLAYNGLDMGFHHNLLSRLM; this comes from the exons ATGGATGTTTTTGTTGATGGTGAATTGGAGTCTCTCTTAGGTATGTTCAACTTTGATCAATGTTCATCATCTAAGGAGGAGAGACCACGAGATGAGATGCTTGGCCTCGCTAGCCTTTACAatgatcatcttcatcatcagaaCAATCTCCCGCCTTCTGATCATCATGCTCTCCTAAATCCTGATATGTTCCCATTTAGTGCAATGATGATGGGAGGGAACCTTCCGACCATGCTTGATTCTTGGGATCAAAACCAACTCCAAGAAACGGCAACGCTCAAGAGGAAACAACTTAACGTAGATAATCTACACAATTCTAACTGTGACATCACAAGACAA GAGCTTGTCAAAGCCAAGAAAAAGCAGAGGGTAAGCCAGGAAAGCAATACAGTCGACGAAAGCAACAGCTCAGATGATGAGAAGGCTTCGGTCACAAGTGTTAAAGGCAAAACAAGAGCCACCAAAGGGACAGCCACTGATCCTCAAAGCCTTTATGCTCGG AAACGTAGAGAGAAGATTAACGAAAGGCTCAAGACATTACAAAACCTTGTACCAAACGGGACAAAAGTCGATATAAGCACTATGCTTGAAGAAGCTGTCCACTACGTAAAGTTCCTGCAGCTTCAAATCAAG TTGTTGAGCTCGGATGATCTATGGATGTACGCACCGTTGGCTTACAATGGACTCGACATGGGATTCCATCACAACCTTTTGTCTCGGCTTATGTGA
- the LOC106367308 gene encoding uncharacterized protein LOC106367308, translating to MACAEQPLKKRRLYDTVPESQPPRVESPSTSTPASSIPAPVTPPPPSQEEVQTRSRNREEIRRVHECYKRLKSCIGHRDGSRYATLEQAYRSLISASKGCTSVKRLVADFVPRYALYCPTAIGDAVQAVIDMHNFSLEELVKGQDADGVAFQTAKACIFGLLDLCSAASSNRRSSPEARDICSTVFRNVLTFFVLSFEGKEIFQIVDKSDLKVQDPNEDFSQLMQKLSDGNSLPLIKLSQFRVLALLKVFFSFPKNSIATCFGFFNSSSTEDVATGKYLITNMTETISDIDAASNEPEPDENSGQTDSNKIEATVKNADGLSGIQEASYSLKSCLLGMVLGSSLSIGRWAFFKYKNICSLSSFIDISSAIPSLEAMFALVGKDIKADDYQMESDDDDCGKFSASHVKPHSSTENDVRSSAGSVYDAGGSRSMDFETADQRDLSCGRSSVPRGLINHHTPSPSARVPSDLRSNSADGRNNFIVGGSPAIQAAPRGPSSGKIIWYLDGDPTAYDIYPASGQLWLGYLGPEETEGHLRFQLDRYGPVDRFFFDPVKGFALAEYRSIIDAIRAREYLRAEFPWRIKFMDIGVGARGSFNGVAYGYCTHLYIGSISSQWERDEIVHESRQALYKGPRMVTDLYYEHALLMEFDTPDDAAVVMAHLRFYRGEKSKFNMSSVNCPLPHEGVGSHSERHLQMPPISKPDSGSGEYVSPLMSTDPGVTFQQNWPASGSTLVNPAQGGTPSCVPMPAPGQAATPTSQIPPSPFVQQPIHPPPNTSWDTRSLGHQISPSGTAIATSSQAQGPPPQQVSGPFVPPPVHPVSQSQEPYVQHFDQVYPPPPSGHSLPSVTQPPPPEMMPPPPQAQPPPLPYAHPPMVPPPPCNPQSPPPLPPTVTQLSEPDAYDHKAEHHWQGVLSKSGVHYSTIVAQRLESDICKYTNGFSEAVQWPVKLDMTKRTDMKKVKSSFTNTQPHQREVCQLIPATFSDRKGLQDFISYLKQRDCAGVIKIPVTSLMWARHLFILPYSEETCSMLSVTPSSSECLIGLVLPKEPNAECS from the exons ATGGCTTGCGCTGAGCAGCCTCTCAAGAAGCGTCGGCTGTATGACACAGTCCCTGAATCGCAGCCTCCGCGAGTAGAATCCCCATCCACTTCTACGCCCGCGAGCTCGATCCCCGCCCCGGTGACGCCGCCGCCTCCATCTCAGGAGGAAGTTCAAACGAGAAGCAGGAACAGAGAAGAGATTCGGAGAGTGCATGAGTGCTATAAGCGTCTCAAATCTTGTATCGGCCACAGAGATGGCAGCCGCTACGCGACTCTTGAGCAAGCGTATCGATCCCTAATCTCCGCCTCTAAAG GTTGTACTAGCGTTAAGCGCCTTGTGGCTGATTTTGTTCCGCGATATGCACTGTACTGCCCTACTGCTATTGGTGATGCAGTGCAAGCTGTCATCGACATGCACAACTTCAGCTTGGAAGAATTAGTTAAAGGACAAGATGCTGATGGTGTTGCTTTTCAAACCGCTAAAGCCTGCATATTTGGTCTGCTTGATTTATGTTCTGCCGCTTCTTCAAACAGAAGATCATCACCAGAGGCTCGGGATATCTGCTCTACTGTTTTCAGAAATGTGTTAACCTTCTTTGTGCTATCCTTTGAGGGTAAAGAAATCTTCCAGATAGTTGATAAGAGCGATTTGAAGGTGCAAGATCCTAATGAAGACTTTTCCCAGCTGATGCAAAAACTTTCAGATGGAAACTCCTTACCTCTGATCAAGCTATCCCAGTTTCGTGTCTTAGCTTTACTCAAAGTATTCTTCAGCTTCCCTAAAAATTCAATTGCCACTTGTTTTGGATTCTTCAATTCGTCATCAACGGAGGATGTAGCCACGGGGAAGTATCTTATTACTAATATGACAGAAACGATTAGTGATATTGATGCCGCTAGTAATGAACCTGAACCAGATGAGAATTCTGGTCAGACAGATTCTAACAAAATAGAAGCTACTGTCAAGAATGCGGATGGGTTGAGTGGGATCCAAGAAGCATCCTACAGTCTAAAGAGCTGCTTGTTAGGAATG GTTCTTGGGAGTAGTCTCTCCATTGGTAGGTGGGCCTTCTTTAAGTACAAGAATATATGCAGCCTGTCATCCTTCATAGATATATCCAGCGCTATTCCTTCTCTAGAGGCAATGTTTGCACTTGTAGGAAAAGATATCAAGGCAGACGATTATCAAATGGAGAGTGACGACGATGATTGTGGAAAATTTTCAGCTTCACATGTGAAACCTCACAGTTCTACGGAAAATGATGTCCGCTCTAGTGCTGGATCGGTTTATGATGCTGGAGGTTCACGATCTATGGATTTTGAGACTGCTGACCAGAGAGATTTGTCATGCGGTAGATCTTCGGTCCCAAGGGGATTAATAAATCATCATACACCATCTCCTTCCGCAAGAGTGCCTTCAGACTTAAGGAGTAACTCTGCAGATGGTAGGAACAATTTTATTGTTGGAGGGTCACCTGCTATTCAAGCAGCGCCCCGTGGACCTTCATCAGGGAaaattatttggtatttggacgGAGACCCCACAGCTTATGACATTTATCCCGCTTCGGGGCAGCTGTGGTTGGGGTATTTAGGACCAGAAGAAACTGAAGGTCATCTAAGGTTTCAGCTTGATAGGTACGGTCCAGTAGACCGTTTCTTTTTTGATCCAGTGAAAGGATTTGCCCTAGCTGAATATAGAAGTATAATTGATGCAATCAGAGCACGAGAATATCTGCGAGCCGAATTTCCTTGGCGGATTAAGTTTATGGATATAGGAGTTGGTGCAAGAGGGTCTTTCAACGGGGTAGCGTATGGTTATTGTACTCATCTGTATATTGGAAGCATCTCTAGCCAGTGGGAGAGGGATGAAATTGTTCATGAGTCACGGCAAGCCCTTTATAAGGGACCTCGCATGGTGACTGACCTGTACTATGAACATGCCCTTTTGATGGAGTTTGATACACCGGATGATGCTGCCGTTGTCATGGCCCATCTCAGGTTTTATCGTGGAGAAAAGAGTAAATTTAACATGTCGTCAGTCAATTGTCCTTTGCCTCATGAAGGTGTAGGAAG TCATTCAGAGAGGCACCTTCAGATGCCTCCGATATCAAAACCGGATAGTGGATCAGGGGAATATGTATCCCCCTTAATGAGCACGGATCCTGGAGTTACCTTTCAGCAAAATTGGCCTGCTTCTGGTAGCACTCTTGTGAATCCTGCACAAGGAG GGACTCCTTCATGTGTGCCCATGCCAGCTCCAGGACAGGCTGCTACACCGACATCTCAAATTCCTCCATCTCCGTTTGTCCAACAACCCATTCACCCTCCTCCAAACACCTCTTGGGACACAAGATCTCTAGGCCACCAAATCTCTCCAAGTGGTACTGCAATAGCAACATCGTCACAGGCTCAAGGACCTCCACCGCAGCAGGTTTCAGGTCCATTTGTGCCGCCTCCCGTGCATCCAGTCTCTCAGTCACAAGAACCATATGTTCAGCATTTTGATCAGGTGTATCCACCTCCGCCTTCAGGACATTCATTACCCTCTGTGACACAGCCACCGCCACCAGAAATGATGCCACCTCCGCCTCAAGCTCAACCACCTCCTTTGCCTTACGCACATCCACCTATGGTTCCTCCGCCTCCTTGTAATCCACAATCTCCTCCGCCCTTACCTCCAACGGTCACACAATTGTCTGAACCGGATGCTTATGATCATAAGGCAGAGCACCATTGGCAGGGTGTTTTGTCCAAAAGTGGAGTTCATTACTCCACGATTGTTGCTCAGAGATTGGAATCAGACATTTGCAAATATACAAATGGATTTTCAGAGGCTGTGCA ATGGCCAGTTAAATTGGACATGACCAAGCGCACAGATATGAAGAAAGTAAAATCGAGTTTCACAAACACTCAGCCACACCAA CGAGAGGTTTGTCAGTTAATTCCCGCAACTTTCAGCGACCGTAAAGGg CTCCAAGATTTCATATCATACTTGAAGCAGAGAGATTGTGCAGGAGTGATAAAGATACCTGTAACAAGCCTTATGTGGGCGAGGCATCTCTTCATTCTTCCCTACTCGGAAGAGACATGTTCCATGCTTTCAGTCACCCCGAGCTCCTCTGAATGTTTGATCGGTTTGGTTTTGCCCAAGGAACCTAACGCTGAGTGCTCGTGA